In a single window of the Montipora capricornis isolate CH-2021 chromosome 11, ASM3666992v2, whole genome shotgun sequence genome:
- the LOC138024125 gene encoding epoxide hydrolase 4-like isoform X1, whose translation MAKARDLLAPIFVYSLSLFYGFLVSLALLWQIIKNFGLPSGAKKRQAPPGCLLDTELGEHSFLRTASNLRIHYVAKGDTGKPLMLCLHGFPEFWYSWRYQLKAFSHEFRVVAVDLRGYGDSDVPTGRSQYKMAYLVNDVKEIIEALGYSSCTLISHDWGGFLAWATAHINPGLVDKLIICNSPHPSCFRKCLQTSRKQFFASWYMFYFQLPFLPEYLMEADDFKMLDQVFKRVKNFTDEDVEAYKYALSQSGLSGPLNYYRNMFKIDLPEGYSCSKIKAPTLVVWGNKDKALTTDCLIGTEQYVEDLTIKYVDGANHWVQMDAPEAVNKYIREFLAAHP comes from the exons ATGGCCAAGGCGAGAGATTTGCTTGCACCTATTTTTGTTTACAGTTTGAGCTTGTTTTATGGTTTTCTGGTGTCCTTGGCACTGTTATGGCAAATAATTAAGAACTTTGGTTTACCGTCAGGAGCCAAAAAGCGGCAAGCAC CTCCTGGTTGCCTTCTTGATACTGAGCTTGGAGAGCACAGTTTTTTGAGGACAGCTTCTAATCTCAGGATACATTATGTTGCCAAGGGTGACACAGGGAAGCCACTCATGCTTTGCCTTCATGGGTTCCCGGAG TTCTGGTATTCTTGGCGATATCAGCTGAAAGCTTTCAGTCATGAGTTCAGGGTGGTTGCTGTTGATTTAag GGGTTATGGAGATAGTGACGTCCCTACAGGACGAAGCCAATACAAGATGGCTTACTTGGTGAATGATGTGAAGGAAATT ATTGAGGCTCTTGGTTACAGTTCCTGTACCCTGATCAGCCACGACTGGGGTGGATTTCTGGCATG GGCCACTGCTCATATTAATCCAGGGCTTGTTGACAAGCTGATAATTTGCAACAGCCCACACCCAAG CTGTTTTCGCAAGTGTCTTCAGACTTCAAGAAAGCAGTTCTTTGCCTCTTGG taCATGTTCTACTTTCAGTTGCCATTTCTTCCTGAGTACCTCATGGAGGCTGATGACTTCAAAATGCTTGACCAAGTTTTTAAG CGTGTGAAGAATTTCACCGATGAAGATGTGGAAGCATACAAGTATGCTTTGAGTCAGTCTGGGCTCAGTGGTCCACTGAACTATTACAGGAATATGTTTAAGATTGACTTGCCTGAAGGTTATTCTTGCTCAAAGATAAAGGCTCCAACTCTTGTTGTATGG GGAAACAAAGATAAAGCACTCACCACTGATTGTTTGATTGGAACAGAACAATATGTGGAGGATTTGACGATCAA ATATGTCGATGGAGCTAATCATTGGGTACAAATGGATGCCCCGGAAGCAGTAAACAAATACATTCGTGAATTCTTGGCTGCTCATCCCTGA
- the LOC138024125 gene encoding epoxide hydrolase 4-like isoform X2: MAKARDLLAPIFVYSLSLFYGFLVSLALLWQIIKNFGLPSGAKKRQAPPGCLLDTELGEHSFLRTASNLRIHYVAKGDTGKPLMLCLHGFPEFWYSWRYQLKAFSHEFRVVAVDLRGYGDSDVPTGRSQYKMAYLVNDVKEIIEALGYSSCTLISHDWGGFLAWATAHINPGLVDKLIICNSPHPSCFRKCLQTSRKQFFASWYMFYFQLPFLPEYLMEADDFKMLDQVFKRVKNFTDEDVEAYKYALSQSGLSGPLNYYRNMFKIDLPEGYSCSKIKAPTLVVWGNKDKALTTDCLIGTEQYVEDLTIKYVDGANHWVQMDAPEAVDKYIREFLASHP; this comes from the exons ATGGCCAAGGCGAGAGATTTGCTTGCACCTATTTTTGTTTACAGTTTGAGCTTGTTTTATGGTTTTCTGGTGTCCTTGGCACTGTTATGGCAAATAATTAAGAACTTTGGTTTACCGTCAGGAGCCAAAAAGCGGCAAGCAC CTCCTGGTTGCCTTCTTGATACTGAGCTTGGAGAGCACAGTTTTTTGAGGACAGCTTCTAATCTCAGGATACATTATGTTGCCAAGGGTGACACAGGGAAGCCACTCATGCTTTGCCTTCATGGGTTCCCGGAG TTCTGGTATTCTTGGCGATATCAGCTGAAAGCTTTCAGTCATGAGTTCAGGGTGGTTGCTGTTGATTTAag GGGTTATGGAGATAGTGACGTCCCTACAGGACGAAGCCAATACAAGATGGCTTACTTGGTGAATGATGTGAAGGAAATT ATTGAGGCTCTTGGTTACAGTTCCTGTACCCTGATCAGCCACGACTGGGGTGGATTTCTGGCATG GGCCACTGCTCATATTAATCCAGGGCTTGTTGACAAGCTGATAATTTGCAACAGCCCACACCCAAG CTGTTTTCGCAAGTGTCTTCAGACTTCAAGAAAGCAGTTCTTTGCCTCTTGG taCATGTTCTACTTTCAGTTGCCATTTCTTCCTGAGTACCTCATGGAGGCTGATGACTTCAAAATGCTTGACCAAGTTTTTAAG CGTGTGAAGAATTTCACCGATGAAGATGTGGAAGCATACAAGTATGCTTTGAGTCAGTCTGGGCTCAGTGGTCCACTGAACTATTACAGGAATATGTTTAAGATTGACTTGCCTGAAGGTTATTCTTGCTCAAAGATAAAGGCTCCAACTCTTGTTGTATGG GGAAACAAAGATAAAGCACTCACCACTGATTGTTTGATTGGAACAGAACAATATGTGGAGGATTTGACGATCAA
- the LOC138024123 gene encoding kelch-like protein 2, producing the protein MEGLEPITQADQASFCVEMLKRLNMQREQDYLCEITLVAKEGKEFKAHKNVLSAASPFFVKLLQTEMKEKEEGIVRFEEISEPILEKVLEFIYTGEVEIDDEQTAKDLIFAADYLLLVCLKTTAGRFLEQRLVNTNCISTFYFAEKYHCEELTSKSKKFVLDNFAVVAESDEFLNLESQEVERWIANDEICVENEEDVFKIIENWIAHSESDRKSKFEELFQHIRLFLFSRDALLLDVVTKDLVRESHPCLKKFADAVKMKSFSSEDGPLQSPRRRLTSNAIVVYGGKYTLCYLPEMGKWRFLTERSNKQYLSVTSPVVIYRDQLYSFNFHDILRYEPAFNCWSTLHNICQPRGTRVVAVVGGHIYAISVQSTSDSAHQSTVSRYNEDSWSWDVILTSHEGCRSECCVVTAGNCIYVLGGRQETLTVAHVEKFDTVQSSWDKIVDMQQERKNAFGVGTEGKVFVAGGEGMEGVLKTCEVYTISTNEWQYIGDLNVPRRLGSMLCVNGTLYVLGGSKNLYYDYSYAVETYDPTLNKWTEKTSIPMDWIPENNRNCSFKGVGLKIPKALVEKCK; encoded by the coding sequence ATGGAAGGGCTGGAACCCATAACTCAAGCAGACCAAGCTTCATTTTGTGTGGAGATGCTAAAACGACTCAACATGCAACGAGAACAAGATTATTTGTGCGAAATAACCTTGGTGGCAAAGGAAGGGAAAGAATTCAAGGCACATAAAAATGTGCTCTCGGCAGCGAGTCCCTTCTTCGTTAAGCTTCTCCAGACTGAgatgaaagaaaaggaagaaggaATTGTTCGATTCGAGGAGATCTCAGAGCCAATTTTGGAGAAAGTGCTGGAGTTCATCTACACAGGCGAAGTAGAGATCGATGATGAGCAGACTGCTAAGGACTTGATATTCGCAGCGGATTATTTACTACTTGTGTGCTTGAAAACCACCGCAGGGCGATTTCTCGAGCAACGATTGGTGAACACTAATTGCATTTCAACGTTTTATTTCGCCGAGAAATACCATTGCGAAGAACTTACGAGCAAAAGCAAGAAGTTCGTACTCGATAACTTCGCCGTCGTTGCAGAATCAGACGAATTCCTTAACTTGGAATCCCAAGAGGTCGAGCGATGGATTGCAAATGATGAAATCTGCGTTGAAAATGAAGAAGACGtttttaaaatcattgaaaaCTGGATCGCTCACAGTGAGAGTGATCGAAAATCGAAGTTTGAAGAATTATTTCAGCATATtcgattgtttttgttttcgcgTGACGCTCTGCTTTTGGATGTCGTGACAAAAGACTTGGTTAGAGAGAGTCATCCTTGTTTAAAAAAGTTTGCGGATGCTGTGAAAATGAAGAGTTTTTCAAGTGAAGATGGTCCTTTGCAGTCACCACGGAGACGGCTCACATCAAATGCAATTGTTGTTTATGGTGGAAAGTACACATTATGTTATCTTCCTGAGATGGGCAAGTGGCGATTTTTGACAGAACGCTCAAATAAACAGTACTTGTCTGTAACCTCCCCAGTGGTGATATATCGTGACCAGTTGTATTCTTTTAATTTCCATGACATTTTAAGATACGAGCCAGCTTTTAACTGTTGGTCCACTTTGCACAACATTTGCCAACCTCGTGGCACTCGTGTAGTGGCAGTGGTTGGCGGCCATATCTATGCCATCTCTGTTCAAAGCACCAGTGATTCAGCTCATCAGTCAACAGTTTCACGCTACAATGAAGATTCGTGGTCCTGGGACGTCATTCTCACATCTCATGAGGGCTGTAGGTCTGAATGTTGCGTAGTTACAGCTGGCAATTGTATTTATGTCTTGGGTGGAAGACAGGAAACACTGACAGTTGCTCATGTTGAGAAATTTGACACTGTTCAAAGCAGCTGGGATAAAATTGTGGACATGcagcaagaaagaaagaatgcTTTTGGTGTGGGCACTGAAGGAAAAGTTTTTGTTGCTGGAGGAGAAGGGATGGAGGGAGTTCTGAAAACATGTGAAGTTTACACTATCTCCACAAATGAATGGCAGTATATTGGAGACTTAAATGTCCCACGACGTCTGGGAAGTATGTTGTGTGTTAATGGAACACTGTATGTTCTGGGTGGCTCTAAGAACTTATATTATGATTACAGCTATGCAGTTGAAACCTATGATCCCACACTGAACAAGTGGACTGAAAAGACCTCCATACCAATGGACTGGATCCCAGAAAATAACAGAAACTGCTCTTTTAAAGGAGTGGGCCTGAAAATTCCTAAAGCTTTGgttgaaaaatgtaaataa